Proteins encoded by one window of Mus musculus strain C57BL/6J chromosome 10, GRCm38.p6 C57BL/6J:
- the B4galnt1 gene encoding beta-1,4 N-acetylgalactosaminyltransferase 1 isoform 4 (isoform 4 is encoded by transcript variant 4), with product MAGLGYLREPRRRRGPESRPSRSLRAWSPLTLPHIRMRLDRRALYALVLLLACASLGLLYSSTRNAPSLPNPLALWSPPQGPPRLDLLDLAPEPRYAHIPVRIKEQVVGLLAQNNCSCESKGGSLPLPFLRQVRAVDLTKAFDAEELRAVSVAREQEYQAFLARSRSLADQLLIAPANSPLQYPLQGVEVQPLRSILVPGLSLQEASVQEIYQVNLSASLGTWDVAGEVTGVTLTGEGQPDLTLASPVLDKLNRQLQLVTYSSRSYQANTADTGGRPEEG from the exons ATGGCTGGCCTTGGGTACCTGCGCGAGCCTCGGAGGCGGCGGGGTCCAGAGTCCCGGCCCTCACGTTCTCTGAGAGCCTGGTCACCTCTCACCCTCCCCCATATCAGGATGCGGCTAGACCGCCGGGCCCTCTATGCGCTAGTCTTGCTGCTCGCCTGCGCCTCGCTGGGTCTCCTGTACTCCAGCACCCGAAACGCGCCAAGTCTCCCGAACCCTCTGGCATTGTGGTCGCCCCCACAAGGTCCCCCGAGACTCGATCTGCTAGACCTTGCCCCTGAGCCTCGCTACGCACACATCCCGGTCAGGATCAAGGAGCAAGTGGTGGG GCTGCTGGCTCAGAACAACTGCAGTTGTGAATCCAAGGGAGGAAGCCTTCCCTTGccctttctgagacaggttcgGGCGGTTGACCTCACTAAAGCCTTTGACGCTGAGGAGCTGAGGGCTGTTTCTGTCGCCAGGGAGCAGGAATACCAGGCCTTCCTTGCAAG GAGCCGGTCCCTGGCTGACCAGCTGCTGATAGCTCCCGCCAACTCCCCCTTACAGTACCCCCTGCAGGGTGTGGAGGTTCAGCCCCTCAGGAGCATCCTGGTGCCAG GGCTAAGTCTGCAGGAAGCTTCTGTCCAGGAGATATACCAG GTGAACCTGAGTGCTTCTCTAGGCACCTGGGACGTGGCAGGGGAAGTAACAGGAGTGACTCTCACGGGAGAGGGGCAACCGGATCTCACCCTTGCCAGCCCAGTTCTGGATAAACTCAACCGGCAGCTGCAACTGGTGACTTACAGCAGCCGGAGCTACCAGGCCAACACAGCAGACACAGGTGGGAGGCCCGAGGAGGGGTAG
- the B4galnt1 gene encoding beta-1,4 N-acetylgalactosaminyltransferase 1 isoform X2 — translation MAGLGYLREPRRRRGPESRPSRSLRAWSPLTLPHIRMRLDRRALYALVLLLACASLGLLYSSTRNAPSLPNPLALWSPPQGPPRLDLLDLAPEPRYAHIPVRIKEQVVGLLAQNNCSCESKGGSLPLPFLRQVRAVDLTKAFDAEELRAVSVAREQEYQAFLARSRSLADQLLIAPANSPLQYPLQGVEVQPLRSILVPGLSLQEASVQEIYQVNLSASLGTWDVAGEVTGVTLTGEGQPDLTLASPVLDKLNRQLQLVTYSSRSYQANTADTGWLPLDVYIWAQTSPVCLKQCPLPPLLH, via the exons ATGGCTGGCCTTGGGTACCTGCGCGAGCCTCGGAGGCGGCGGGGTCCAGAGTCCCGGCCCTCACGTTCTCTGAGAGCCTGGTCACCTCTCACCCTCCCCCATATCAGGATGCGGCTAGACCGCCGGGCCCTCTATGCGCTAGTCTTGCTGCTCGCCTGCGCCTCGCTGGGTCTCCTGTACTCCAGCACCCGAAACGCGCCAAGTCTCCCGAACCCTCTGGCATTGTGGTCGCCCCCACAAGGTCCCCCGAGACTCGATCTGCTAGACCTTGCCCCTGAGCCTCGCTACGCACACATCCCGGTCAGGATCAAGGAGCAAGTGGTGGG GCTGCTGGCTCAGAACAACTGCAGTTGTGAATCCAAGGGAGGAAGCCTTCCCTTGccctttctgagacaggttcgGGCGGTTGACCTCACTAAAGCCTTTGACGCTGAGGAGCTGAGGGCTGTTTCTGTCGCCAGGGAGCAGGAATACCAGGCCTTCCTTGCAAG GAGCCGGTCCCTGGCTGACCAGCTGCTGATAGCTCCCGCCAACTCCCCCTTACAGTACCCCCTGCAGGGTGTGGAGGTTCAGCCCCTCAGGAGCATCCTGGTGCCAG GGCTAAGTCTGCAGGAAGCTTCTGTCCAGGAGATATACCAG GTGAACCTGAGTGCTTCTCTAGGCACCTGGGACGTGGCAGGGGAAGTAACAGGAGTGACTCTCACGGGAGAGGGGCAACCGGATCTCACCCTTGCCAGCCCAGTTCTGGATAAACTCAACCGGCAGCTGCAACTGGTGACTTACAGCAGCCGGAGCTACCAGGCCAACACAGCAGACACAG GTTGGCTCCCTCTTGATGTTTACATCTGGGCTCAGACGTCTCCTGTTTGCTTGAAACAATGTCCCTTGCCTCCGCTTTTACACTAG
- the B4galnt1 gene encoding beta-1,4 N-acetylgalactosaminyltransferase 1 isoform 3 (isoform 3 is encoded by transcript variant 3), protein MRLDRRALYALVLLLACASLGLLYSSTRNAPSLPNPLALWSPPQGPPRLDLLDLAPEPRYAHIPVRIKEQVVGLLAQNNCSCESKGGSLPLPFLRQVRAVDLTKAFDAEELRAVSVAREQEYQAFLARSRSLADQLLIAPANSPLQYPLQGVEVQPLRSILVPGLSLQEASVQEIYQVNLSASLGTWDVAGEVTGVTLTGEGQPDLTLASPVLDKLNRQLQLVTYSSRSYQANTADTGGRPEEG, encoded by the exons ATGCGGCTAGACCGCCGGGCCCTCTATGCGCTAGTCTTGCTGCTCGCCTGCGCCTCGCTGGGTCTCCTGTACTCCAGCACCCGAAACGCGCCAAGTCTCCCGAACCCTCTGGCATTGTGGTCGCCCCCACAAGGTCCCCCGAGACTCGATCTGCTAGACCTTGCCCCTGAGCCTCGCTACGCACACATCCCGGTCAGGATCAAGGAGCAAGTGGTGGG GCTGCTGGCTCAGAACAACTGCAGTTGTGAATCCAAGGGAGGAAGCCTTCCCTTGccctttctgagacaggttcgGGCGGTTGACCTCACTAAAGCCTTTGACGCTGAGGAGCTGAGGGCTGTTTCTGTCGCCAGGGAGCAGGAATACCAGGCCTTCCTTGCAAG GAGCCGGTCCCTGGCTGACCAGCTGCTGATAGCTCCCGCCAACTCCCCCTTACAGTACCCCCTGCAGGGTGTGGAGGTTCAGCCCCTCAGGAGCATCCTGGTGCCAG GGCTAAGTCTGCAGGAAGCTTCTGTCCAGGAGATATACCAG GTGAACCTGAGTGCTTCTCTAGGCACCTGGGACGTGGCAGGGGAAGTAACAGGAGTGACTCTCACGGGAGAGGGGCAACCGGATCTCACCCTTGCCAGCCCAGTTCTGGATAAACTCAACCGGCAGCTGCAACTGGTGACTTACAGCAGCCGGAGCTACCAGGCCAACACAGCAGACACAGGTGGGAGGCCCGAGGAGGGGTAG